A single region of the Pseudomonas granadensis genome encodes:
- a CDS encoding DUF1624 domain-containing protein, whose translation MTIALSRSAPVTSGRLLSIDALRGLVILFMLLDHVRETFLLHRQVGDPMDIASTEPALFFSRTLAHLCAPVFVLLTGLSAWLFGEKYAGKADVSAFLFKRGLFLVVLEFTLVNFAWTFQLPPSVIYLQVIWAIGLSMIALSALVWLPRALLLTLSVLIIAGHNLLDGVHFPLESALHVPWAILHDRGWIDVNDSLRLRTSYPLLPWIGVIGLGYALGPWFARGVDAVVRQRRLLIAGSAGLLGFVALRLLNGYGEKPWAAGDTLVQTLMSFFNITKYPPSLLFIALTVSIGLLLLLAFERVQERRWIRWLTVFGSAPMFFYLLHLYVLKVLYLIGVALFGLNQGSYFGFSSVAAIWLAAIILAIALFPAVRWFSDLKARRRDLAWLKYL comes from the coding sequence ATGACGATTGCGCTGTCCCGTTCTGCTCCGGTTACGTCCGGCCGACTGTTGTCCATCGATGCGCTCAGGGGGCTGGTGATCCTGTTCATGTTGCTCGACCACGTGCGTGAAACCTTCCTGCTGCACCGTCAGGTTGGCGATCCGATGGACATTGCCAGCACTGAGCCGGCGCTGTTCTTCAGTCGCACCCTGGCGCATCTGTGCGCCCCGGTGTTCGTGCTGCTGACCGGGTTGTCGGCGTGGCTGTTCGGGGAGAAATATGCCGGCAAGGCGGATGTCAGCGCGTTTCTGTTCAAGCGCGGGTTGTTTCTGGTGGTGCTGGAATTCACCTTGGTCAACTTTGCCTGGACGTTCCAGCTGCCGCCAAGCGTAATTTATCTGCAAGTGATCTGGGCGATCGGCTTGAGCATGATCGCCTTGTCGGCACTGGTCTGGCTGCCGCGCGCGCTATTGCTGACGTTGAGTGTGCTGATCATCGCCGGTCACAACCTGCTCGACGGCGTGCATTTCCCGCTGGAATCGGCGCTGCATGTGCCTTGGGCGATCCTGCATGATCGTGGCTGGATCGACGTCAACGATAGCTTGCGTCTGCGCACCTCCTATCCGTTGTTGCCGTGGATCGGTGTGATCGGTCTGGGCTACGCCTTGGGGCCGTGGTTTGCCCGCGGCGTCGACGCCGTTGTGCGGCAACGGCGCCTGCTGATCGCCGGTAGCGCAGGGCTGCTTGGTTTTGTCGCGCTGCGGCTGCTCAACGGTTACGGGGAAAAGCCATGGGCCGCAGGCGACACGCTGGTGCAAACGTTGATGAGCTTTTTCAACATCACCAAGTACCCGCCGTCGCTGCTGTTTATTGCATTGACAGTGAGTATCGGCTTGTTGCTGCTATTGGCGTTCGAACGCGTGCAGGAGCGGCGCTGGATTCGCTGGCTGACCGTGTTCGGTTCGGCACCGATGTTTTTCTATCTGCTGCACTTGTACGTGTTGAAAGTGCTGTACCTGATTGGCGTAGCGCTGTTCGGGCTGAATCAGGGCAGCTATTTTGGTTTTTCGTCGGTGGCGGCAATCTGGCTGGCCGCAATCATTCTGGCAATTGCACTGTTCCCGGCCGTGCGCTGGTTTTCGGACTTGAAGGCGCGCCGTCGGGATCTGGCCTGGTTGAAGTATTTGTAA